The following coding sequences lie in one Xiphias gladius isolate SHS-SW01 ecotype Sanya breed wild chromosome 24, ASM1685928v1, whole genome shotgun sequence genomic window:
- the LOC120786458 gene encoding cyclic GMP-AMP synthase encodes MDGEDRQVDLREGSPTEATQRKGDTRRRSSPPRLTAARQRQKVQQQQATKTEEGSTVVEESLPIPPELASWIKLNAKDLKIRQEDRRWAAEVVNDFRENLLRFLRSNGDQPLFKSADFLTTGSYFEKVKIHSPDEFDMMLKLQAPSRLNMTELDGGLFYQIGLNRPTRSPFQAFLLENDRTLSSSKILNEMYRLVRKFLKTYKVPDRQCRWEVNRKRPNSPAVTLSLCRTENNSDELISVDVVPALESCQGWPLAVRNGPAVDNWLGKKVRQEIKTLPCFFVPKRLKGRNLSEEAKESWRISFSQVEKKIITFHGNTKTCCESNATKCCRKQCLMLLKSL; translated from the exons ATGGACGGAgaggacagacaggtggacCTCAGAGAAGGCAGCCCGACTGAGGCGACGCAGCGCAAAGGGGACACCAGAAGAAGGTCGAGTCCGCCGCGCCTCACAGCAGCAAGACAGAGGCAGAAGGTTCAGCAACAACAAGCGACAAAAACAG AGGAAGGATCCACGGTGGTTGAGGAGTCGCTCCCCATCCCCCCAGAGCTGGCCAGCTGGATCAAACTCAACGCCAAGGACCTCAAGATCCGGCAGGAAGACCGCCGCTGGGCCGCGGAGGTGGTCAATGATTTCCGAGAAAACCTGCTGAGATTCCTGAGGAGCAACGGTGATCAGCCTTTGTTCAAGTCAGCTGACTTCCTCACCACCGGCAGCTACTTTGAGAAAGTCAAG ATCCACAGCCCCGATGAGTTCGACATGATGCTGAAGCTTCAGGCTCCTTCACGCCTCAACATGACGGAGCTCGACGGTGGCCTCTTCTACCAGATCGGTCTTAACCGGCCCACTCGGAGCCCTTTTCAAGCCTTTCTTTTGGAGAACGACCGCACCCTCTCATCAAGCAAGATCCTGAATGAGATGTATCGCCTGGTGCGCAAGTTCCTCAAGACCTACAAAG TGCCTGATAGACAGTGTCGCTGGGAGGTGAACAGGAAGCGTCCCAACTCGCCGGCGGTGACCTTGTCTCTGTGCAGGACTGAGAACAACAGCGATGAGCTCATCTCTGTGGACGTGGTTCCTGCTCTGGAG TCCTGTCAGGGCTGGCCGCTCGCGGTCCGTAACGGCCCAGCGGTGGACAACTGGCTGGGGAAGAAGGTTCGCCAGGAGATCAAGACTTTGCCCTGTTTCTTTGTCCCAAAGAGGCTCAAAGGACGAAACCTCAGCGAGGAGGCCAAAG AGAGCTGGAGGATTTCCTTCTCTCAAGTTGAGAAGAAAATCATCACGTTCCATGGCAACACGAAAACCTGCTGCGAGAGCAACGCCACCAAATGCTGCCG tAAGCAGTGCTTAATGCTCCTCAAGTCTCTG
- the LOC120786226 gene encoding elongation factor 1-alpha produces the protein MGKEKIHINIVVIGHVDSGKSTTTGHLIYKCGGIDKRTIEKFEKEAAEMGKGSFKYAWVLDKLKAERERGITIDIALWKFETSKYYVTIIDAPGHRDFIKNMITGTSQADCAVLIVAAGVGEFEAGISKNGQTREHALLAYTLGVKQLIVGVNKMDSTEPPYSQKRFEEITKEVSAYIKKIGYNPATVAFVPISGWHGDNMLEASDKMGWFKGWKIERKEGGATGTTLLEALDSILPPTRPTDKPLRLPLQDVYKIGGIGTVPVGRVETGVLKPGMVVTFAPPNLTTEVKSVEMHHESLPEALPGDNVGFNIKNVSVKEIRRGNVAGDSKNDPPQAAENFTAQVIILNHPGQISQGYAPVLDCHTAHIACKFSELKEKIDRRSGKKLEDNPKALKSGDAAIITMVPGKPMCVESFSQYPPLGRFAVRDMRQTVAVGVIKSVEKKIPSGGKVTKSAQKAEKKK, from the exons ATGGGAAAGGAAAAGATCCACATCAACATCGTGGTCATTGGCCATGTCGACTCCGGCAAGTCCACCACCACCGGCCACCTCATCTACAAGTGCGGAGGAATCGACAAGAGAACCATCGAGAAGTTCGAGAAGGAAGCCGCCGAG ATGGGCAAGGGCTCCTTCAAGTATGCCTGGGTGCTGGACAAACTGAAGGCCGAGCGTGAGCGTGGTATCACCATTGACATCGCTCTGTGGAAGTTTGAGACCAGCAAGTACTACGTGACCATCATTGATGCCCCTGGACACAGGGACTTCATCAAGAACATGATCACTGGTACCTCTCAG GCCGACTGCGCCGTGCTGATCGTTGCTGCTGGTGTTGGTGAGTTTGAGGCTGGTATCTCCAAGAACGGCCAGACCCGTGAGCACGCCCTGCTGGCCTACACCCTGGGTGTGAAGCAGCTCATCGTTGGTGTCAACAAGATGGACTCCACCGAGCCCCCTTACAGCCAGAAGCGTTTTGAGGAGATCACCAAGGAAGTGAGCGCCTACATCAAGAAGATCGGCTACAACCCCGCCACCGTTGCCTTTGTCCCCATCTCTGGGTGGCACGGAGACAACATGCTGGAGGCCAGTGACAAG ATGGGCTGGTTCAAGGGCTGGAAGATTGAGCGCAAAGAGGGCGGTGCCACTGGAACCACTCTGCTGGAGGCTCTGGACTCCATCCTGCCCCCCACCCGCCCCACCGACAAGCCCCTGCGTCTGCCCCTGCAGGATGTCTACAAGATTGGCG GTATTGGAACTGTCCCCGTCGGCCGTGTTGAGACCGGTGTCCTGAAGCCCGGCATGGTCGTCACCTTTGCTCCCCCCAACCTGACCACTGAGGTGAAGTCTGTGGAGATGCACCACGAGTCCCTGCCCGAGGCTCTCCCCGGCGACAACGTCGGCTTCAACATCAAGAACGTGTCCGTCAAGGAAATCCGTCGTGGAAACGTGGCTGGCGACAGCAAGAACGACCCACCCCAGGCAGCTGAGAACTTCACCGCTCAG GTCATCATCCTGAACCACCCCGGCCAGATCTCCCAGGGTTACGCCCCTGTGCTGGATTGCCACACCGCTCACATTGCCTGCAAGTTCAGCGAACTCAAGGAGAAGATTGACCGTCGTTCTGGCAAGAAGCTTGAGGATAACCCCAAGGCTCTCAAGTCTGGAGATGCCGCCATCATCACCATGGTGCCTGGAAAACCCATGTGTGTTGAGAGCTTCTCCCAGTATCCCCCACTGG GTCGCTTTGCTGTCCGCGACATGAGGCAGACCGTGGCCGTCGGCGTCATCAAGTCCGTCGAGAAGAAGATCCCCTCCGGTGGAAAGGTCACCAAGTCTGCACAGAAGGCcgagaagaaaaaatga
- the rpl11 gene encoding 60S ribosomal protein L11: protein MRELRIRKLCLNICVGESGDRLTRAAKVLEQLTGQTPVFSKARYTVRSFGIRRNEKIAVHCTVRGAKAEEILEKGLKVREYELRKNNFSDTGNFGFGIQEHIDLGIKYDPSIGIYGLDFYVVLGRPGFSIADKKRKRGRIGFRHRIRKEEAMRWFQQKYDGIILPGK from the exons ATGCGAGAGCTCCGCATCCGCAAGCTCTGCCTGAACATCTGCGTCGGCGAGAGCGGAGACAGGCTGACCCGAGCTGCTAAAGTGCTGGAGCAGCTCACAGGGCAGACCCCCGTCTTCTCCAAGG CCCGCTACACTGTGAGATCCTTCGGTATCCgcagaaatgaaaagattgCTGTCCACTGCACCGTCCGTGGAGCCAAAGCAGAGGAGATCCTGGAGAAGGGACTCAAG GTGCGTGAGTACGAGTTGAGAAAGAACAACTTCTCCGATACCGGAAACTTCGGCTTCGGCATCCAGGAGCACATCGATCTGGGCATCAAGTACGACCCCAGCATTGGCATCTACGGGCTGGACTTCTATGTG GTTCTGGGCAGACCTGGCTTCAGCATTGCCGACAAGAAGCGGAAAAGAGGCCGCATCGGCTTCAGGCACCGCATCCGCAAAGAGGAGGCCATGCGCTGGTTCCAGCAGAAA taTGACGGTATCATCCTCCCCGGCAAGTAA
- the LOC120786227 gene encoding elongation factor 1-alpha produces MGKEKIHINIVVIGHVDSGKSTSTGHLIYKCGGIDKRTIEKFEKEAAEMGKGSFKYAWVLDKLKAERERGITIDIALWKFETSKYYVTIIDAPGHRDFIKNMITGTSQADCAVLIVAAGVGEFEAGISKNGQTREHALLAFTLGVKQLIVGVNKMDSTEPPYSQARFEEITKEVSTYIKKIGYNPATVAFVPISGWHGDNMLETSEKMSWFKGWKIERKEGNASGTTLLEALDAILPPSRPTEKPLRLPLQDVYKIGGIGTVPVGRVETGLLKPGMVVTFAPPNLTTEVKSVEMHHESLPEAVPGDNVGFNIKNVSVKEIRRGYVAGDSKNDPPKAADSFNAQVIILNHPGQINEGYAPVLDCHTAHIACKFKELIEKIDRRSGKKLEDHPKFVKSGDAAIVKLIPQKPMVVEPFSNYAPLGRFAVRDMRQTVAVGVIKAVEHKEVSGKTTKAAEKAQKKK; encoded by the exons ATGGGAAAGGAAAAGATCCACATCAACATCGTGGTCATTGGCCATGTCGACTCCGGCAAGTCCACCTCCACCGGCCACCTTATCTACAAGTGCGGAGGAATCGACAAGAGAACCATCGAGAAGTTCGAGAAGGAAGCCGCCGAG ATGGGCAAGGGCTCCTTCAAGTATGCCTGGGTGCTGGACAAACTGAAGGCCGAGCGTGAGCGTGGTATCACCATTGACATCGCTCTGTGGAAGTTTGAGACCAGCAAGTACTACGTGACCATCATTGATGCCCCTGGACACAGGGACTTCATCAAGAACATGATCACTGGTACCTCTCAG GCTGACTGCGCCGTGCTGATCGTTGCTGCTGGTGTTGGTGAGTTTGAGGCTGGTATCTCCAAGAACGGCCAGACCCGTGAGCACGCCCTGCTGGCCTTCACCCTCGGCGTGAAGCAGCTCATCGTTGGTGTCAACAAGATGGACTCCACCGAGCCCCCTTACAGCCAGGCCCGTTTTGAGGAGATCACCAAGGAAGTGAGCACCTACATCAAGAAGATCGGCTACAACCCCGCCACTGTTGCCTTTGTCCCCATCTCTGGGTGGCACGGAGACAACATGCTGGAAACCAGTGAAAAG ATGAGCTGGTTCAAGGGATGGAAGATTGAGCGCAAGGAGGGCAACGCCAGTGGAACCACACTGCTGGAGGCCCTGGATGCCATCCTGCCCCCATCTCGCCCTACTGAGAAGCCCCTCCGTCTGCCCCTGCAGGACGTCTACAAGATTGGCG GTATTGGAACTGTCCCCGTCGGTCGTGTGGAGACTGGTCTCCTGAAGCCCGGCATGGTCGTCACCTTTGCTCCCCCCAACCTGACCACTGAGGTGAAGTCTGTGGAGATGCACCACGAGTCTCTGCCCGAGGCTGTCCCTGGTGACAACGTCGGCTTCAACATCAAGAACGTGTCCGTCAAGGAAATCCGTCGTGGATACGTGGCTGGTGACAGCAAGAACGACCCACCCAAGGCTGCTGACAGCTTTAACGCTCAG GTCATCATCCTGAACCACCCCGGCCAGATCAATGAGGGTTACGCCCCAGTGCTGGATTGCCACACTGCTCACATTGCCTGCAAGTTCAAGGAGCTCATCGAGAAGATCGACCGTCGTTCTGGCAAGAAGCTTGAGGACCACCCCAAGTTCGTCAAGTCTGGCGATGCCGCCATTGTCAAACTCATTCCACAGAAGCCCATGGTTGTGGAGCCCTTCTCCAACTATGCTCCCCTTG GTCGTTTTGCTGTGCGTGACATGAGGCAGACGGTGGCTGTCGGTGTCATCAAGGCTGTGGAGCACAAGGAAGTTTCCGGAAAGACAACCAAGGCTGCAGAGAAGGCccagaagaagaaatga
- the klhl43 gene encoding kelch-like protein 31, translated as MAPKKKASRQKKPVVETISQVAPETTPTPLKVESLGDGVVVVEGGVKKIEQMAALDIAQLNSLNLPLPPPVIKPGERGLGLGSELTRPLHGNVLLEELSKMRQEKFLTDLELACKTKAFDVHKLVISSISQYFREILAKDPGMKRLELPSLSPLGLANVITFAYLGRVHMSLYTIGCTVSAAATLQIPQLLKMCMDFLLAELNVQTCVYIWNIAAAYGLLPVCDAARRFVLENFVQFAETPLFTQLTLEQISAFLQDDSLVLPSEVTAFQLAMRWLDFDASRQAHAAELLTHVRFETIPASELVSQIQPAPRMMLDPQCHRLLVDAMNYHLLPYKQNTLQSRRTQVRAGQQTLLTVGGRPSLTERALSREVLWRDPREGGASWRHLTQLPAKSFNQCVAVMDGFLYVAGGEDQNDARNQAKHAVSTLSRYDPRFNTWLHLASMRQRRTHFSLAASGGRLFAIGGRNVEGLLATTESYLPSSNTWQMRAPMEVPRCCHSSATLPSGDILVTGGYINCAYSRSVACYNVETDTWAEKASMETPRGWHCSASVEGKVYVVGGSQLGPGGERVDVLSVEVFSPESGAWSRAAPLKLGVSTAGLSPLANKLYLLGGWNEGEKRYKAAVQRYDPATDSWSMAEDLPEPTVGVSCCTLTLPPRHAPRRQQHRNTPAYEEQQQAGKNRSRESSAAPSQTITA; from the exons ATGGCTCCCAAGAAGAAGGCCTCCCGTCAGAAGAAGCCTGTCGTGGAAACCATTTCTCAGGTCGCCCCGGAGACCACCCCGACCCCGCTGAAGGTGGAGAGCCTCGGGGatggtgtggtggtggtggagggcgGGGTGAAGAAGATCGAGCAGATGGCGGCGCTGGACATCGCTCAGCTGAACAGCCTCAAcctgccgctgccgccgcccGTCATCAAGCCCGGAGAGAGAGGCCTGGGCCTGGGCAGCGAACTGACACGACCCCTGCACGGCAACGTCCTGCTGGAGGAGCTCAGCAAGATGCGCCAGGAGAA GTTCCTGACCGACTTGGAGTTGGCCTGTAAGACAAAGGCCTTTGACGTCCACAAGCTGGTCATCTCTTCGATCAGTCAGTACTTCAGGGAGATTCTGGCCAAAGATCCCGGCATGAAGCGCCTGGAGCTGCCCTCCCTCTCACCTCTGG GCCTGGCCAACGTCATCACCTTCGCCTATCTGGGTCGCGTCCACATGTCCCTCTACACCATCGGCTGCACCGTCTCCGCCGCCGCCACCCTGCAGATCCCCCAGCTCCTCAAGATGTGCATGGACTTCCTGCTGGCCGAGCTCAACGTCCAGACCTGCGTCTACATCTGGAACATCGCCGCCGCCTACGGCCTGCTGCCCGTGTGCGACGCCGCCCGCCGCTTCGTCCTGGAGAACTTCGTGCAGTTCGCGGAGACGCCACTGTTCACCCAGCTGACCCTGGAGCAGATCTCTGCCTTCCTTCAGGACGACTCGCTGGTGTTGCCCTCTGAGGTCACGGCCTTCCAG ctgGCCATGAGGTGGCTCGACTTCGACGCCTCCCGTCAGGCCCACGCCGCCGAGCTCCTCACCCACGTTCGCTTCGAGACGATCCCGGCCAGCGAGCTGGTGAGTCAGATCCAGCCGGCGCCCCGCATGATGCTGGACCCTCAGTGCCACCGCCTGCTGGTGGACGCCATGAACTACCACCTGCTGCCCTACAAGCAGAACACGCTGCAGTCGCGACGCACGCAGGTCCGCGCCGGCCAGCAGACTCTGCTCACCGTCGGAGGCCGCCCGTCGCTCACCGAGAGGGCCCTCAGCCGTGAG GTGCTGTGGAGGGACCCTCGTGAGGGCGGGGCCAGCTGGCGTCACCTCACGCAGCTGCCGGCCAAGAGCTTCAACCAGTGTGTGGCGGTGATGGACGGCTTCCTGTACGTGGCCGGAGGAGAGGACCAGAACGACGCCCGCAACCAGGCCAAGCACGCCGTCAGCACCCTCAGCAG ATACGACCCTCGCTTCAACACCTGGCTCCACCTGGCCAGCATGCGTCAGCGCCGCACCCACTTCTCCCTGGCCGCCAGCGGCGGCCGGCTGTTCGCCATCGGCGGCCGCAACGTGGAGGGTCTGCTGGCCACCACCGAGAGCTACCTGCCCTCCTCCAACACCTGGCAGATGCGTGCGCCCATGGAGGTGCCCCGCTGCTGCCACTCCAGCGCCACCCTGCCCTCTGGAGACATCCTGGTGACCGGTGGCTACATCAACTGCGCCTACTCCCGCTCAGTGGCGTGCTACAACGTGGAGACCGATACCTGGGCCGAGAAGGCCTCCATGGAGACTCCCCGTGGCTGGCACTGCTCCGCCAGCGTCGAAGGGAAGGTGTACGTGGTGGGAGGAAGCCAGCTGGGACCCGGTGGAGAGAGGGTGGACGTGCTCTCTGTGGAGGTCTTCTCTCCGGAGAGCGGAGCGTGGAGCCGTGCCGCCCCTCTCAAGCTCGGTGTGAGCACCGCCGGCCTGTCCCCACTGGCCAACAAGCTGTACCTGCTGGGAGGCTGGAACGAGGGAGAGAAGCGCTACAAGGCGGCCGTCCAGAGGTACGACCCGGCCACTGACAGCTGGTCCATGGCCGAGGATCTGCCCGAGCCCACGGTGGGGGTGTCCTGCTGCACCCTGACCCTGCCGCCCCGCCACGCACCGCGCCGGCAGCAGCACCGCAACACCCCGGCCTAcgaagagcagcagcaggccgGGAAGAACCGGAGCAGAGAGAGCAGCGCGGCCCCATCACAAACCATCACAGCATAG